A single genomic interval of Spinacia oleracea cultivar Varoflay chromosome 6, BTI_SOV_V1, whole genome shotgun sequence harbors:
- the LOC110785903 gene encoding laccase-3, with translation MELHSTHCSLFLRLFLMLAFTACLANGEIHHHQFVIQPTAVNRLCQTQQVMTVNGQFPGPTLQVHNGDTLVIKVTNAGKYDISLHWHGVRQMRNPWADGPEYVTQCPIKPGGTYTYRFTIENQEGTLWWHAHSKWLRATVYGALIIYPKPGSSYPFLKPTREFPLLLGEWWNRDPMQVLRQAMITGAAPNISDAYTINAQPGDLYACSNKDTTIFPVEAGETILLRIINAALNQQLFFAIANHQMTVVEADAVYTKPFTTNVVMIGPGQTTNVLVTANQPPSRYYMAATAYASAPGVAFDNTTTTAILEYKAAACKSKNGSPIRPILPQLPAWNDTNTANAFTAQFRGLSKGKVPLEIHENLFFTINLGQINCSRPSFRCQGPNNTRFTASMNNVSFVFPKGTSILQALYQNTPGVFTTDFPPVPPLQFDYTGNVSRGLWTPLRGTKLYKLKFGSHVQIVLQNTNIFTVEDHPMHLHGYHFFVVGTGKGNFDPTRDPANFNLVDPPVRNTIGTTPGGWVAIRFVADNPGVWLMHCHLDVHIGWGLAMAFLVENGVGKLNSIEAPPPQLPQC, from the exons ATGGAATTGCACAGCACACATTGTAGCCTTTTCCTTAGACTATTCTTAATGTTAGCGTTTACAGCTTGTTTAGCAAACGGAGAGATCCACCATCATCAGTTTGTT ATTCAACCAACGGCGGTGAATAGACTTTGCCAAACCCAACAGGTTATGACAGTGAATGGTCAGTTTCCAGGGCCAACCCTACAAGTACACAATGGAGACACCCTAGTTATCAAAGTCACAAATGCTGGCAAATACGATATCAGTCTCCACTG GCATGGGGTCCGTCAAATGAGAAACCCATGGGCAGATGGACCCGAGTATGTAACACAGTGCCCGATTAAACCCGGAGGCACCTACACGTATCGATTCACCATTGAGAACCAAGAGGGGACTTTATGGTGGCATGCTCACAGCAAATGGCTAAGAGCTACTGTATATGGGGCTCTAATCATATATCCCAAGCCGGGATCTTCATATCCCTTCCTAAAACCCACAAGAGAATTTCCTCTTCTTCTAG GGGAATGGTGGAATAGAGACCCAATGCAGGTCCTTCGACAAGCTATGATAACAGGAGCAGCTCCGAATATATCAGATGCATATACAATCAATGCTCAACCTGGTGATCTATATGCATGCTCCAACAAAG ACACCACAATATTCCCTGTCGAAGCTGGTGAGACGATTCTTCTTCGAATCATCAATGCTGCACTCAATCAACAGCTCTTTTTTGCAATTGCCAACCACCAAATGACAGTTGTTGAGGCGGATGCAGTATACACGAAGCCTTTCACCACTAATGTTGTGATGATTGGCCCAGGTCAAACCACCAATGTCCTAGTCACCGCTAATCAACCACCAAGTCGCTACTATATGGCAGCTACAGCTTACGCCAGTGCTCCTGGGGTTGCCTTTGACAACACCACCACAACTGCAATCCTTGAATACAAGGCTGCTGCTTGCAAATCCAAAAATGGGAGTCCTATAAGACCCATTCTCCCACAACTACCAGCCTGGAATGACACAAACACCGCAAATGCATTCACAGCTCAATTTAGGGGTCTTTCTAAGGGGAAAGTCCCACTTGAGATTCATGAAAACCTATTTTTCACAATCAACCTCGGGCAGATCAACTGTTCACGTCCAAGTTTCCGTTGTCAAGGCCCCAACAACACCAGGTTCACTGCTAGCATGAACAACGTATCTTTTGTATTCCCTAAAGGAACTTCCATACTGCAGGCCCTGTACCAAAATACTCCAGGTGTCTTCACAACAGACTTTCCCCCAGTGCCCCCGTTGCAATTTGATTACACAGGCAACGTAAGCCGAGGGCTCTGGACACCTTTACGCGGGACTAAACTATACAAGTTGAAGTTTGGTTCTCATGTGCAAATTGTTTTACAGAACACTAATATCTTCACAGTTGAAGACCATCCAATGCATCTCCATGGTTACCATTTCTTCGTCGTTGGCACTGGCAAAGGTAACTTTGACCCAACAAGAGATCCCGCCAACTTTAATTTGGTTGATCCACCAGTAAGGAACACAATTGGAACAACACCTGGTGGATGGGTAGCCATCCGATTTGTGGCTGATAACCCAG GGGTCTGGCTAATGCACTGTCACCTTGATGTTCACATTGGCTGGGGTTTGGCTATGGCCTTCTTAGTTGAGAACGGTGTCGGTAAACTAAATTCCATAGAGGCTCCTCCACCACAGCTTCCTCAATGTTGA
- the LOC110785904 gene encoding SWR1 complex subunit 6 — translation MEDDASVAFRRTSTRSRKVATKMVAALASSDNRTQAALARLEALENDNGGVETVEINDDDEASLDDDEEAYIQKKQSLSMKRKTRQGKARENARKTPRTFLELVHEANLEAFPPHVPNYLRAAVGPPSVTSRRHFCTVCGFTANYTCVRCGVRFCCIRCQKIHNDTRCLKFVA, via the exons ATGGAGGACGATGCCTCCGTCGCGTTCCGGCGGACGTCAACAAGATCTCGTAAGGTCGCCACTAAAATGGTGGCCGCTCTTGCTAGCTCCGACAATCGAACTCAG GCGGCATTAGCTAGGCTTGAAGCTCTGGAAAACGATAATGGCGGAGTAGAAACAGTCGAAATCAACGACGATGATGAAGCTTCgcttgatgatgatgaagaag CATACATACAGAAGAAACAGTCGTTGAGTATGAAGCGGAAAACTCGTCAAGGGAAAGCACGAGAAAATGCGAGGAAAACTCCCAGAACATTTCTGGAGCTAGTTCATGAG GCGAATTTGGAGGCATTTCCCCCTCACGTACCAAATTATTTGAGGGCAGCTGTTGGACCTCCAAGTGTAACCTCACGCCGTCATTTCTGCACGGTTTGTGGATTTACTGCCAATTATACGTGTGTTAGGTGTGGCGTGCGGTTTTGCTGTATCCGGTGCCAGAAAATACACAATGATACTCGTTGTTTGAAGTTTGTTGCTTGA